Proteins encoded together in one Lathyrus oleraceus cultivar Zhongwan6 chromosome 5, CAAS_Psat_ZW6_1.0, whole genome shotgun sequence window:
- the LOC127087123 gene encoding pectinesterase 2.2, with the protein MDATIITGSLNFIDGTTTFNSATVAAVGDEFIAQDIGFQNTAGPEKHQAVALRVGADQSVINRCKIDAFQDTLYAHSNRQFYRDSFITGTVDFIFGNAGVVFQKSKLVARKPMSKQKNKVTVQGREDPNQNTATSIQQCNVIPSSDLKPVQGSIKTYLGRPWKKYSRTVVLQSVVDSHIDPAGWAEWDAASKDFLQTLYYGEYLDSGAGAGTSKRVTWPGYHIIKTAAEASKFTVTQLIQGNVWLKKHRGSLH; encoded by the exons ATGGATGCAACAATAATCACAGGCAGCTTGAATTTTATCGATGGAACAACCACTTTCAATAGTGCAACTGTTG CTGCTGTTGGAGATGAGTTTATAGCTCAGGACATAGGGTTCCAAAACACGGCAGGCCCAGAAAAGCACCAGGCGGTTGCTCTCCGCGTAGGTGCTGATCAATCTGTCATCAACCGTTGTAAAATTGACGCATTTCAAGACACCCTCTACGCACACTCCAACCGACAATTTTACCGTGACTCCTTCATTACCGGTACTGTTGACTTTATCTTTGGAAACGCAGGTGTTGTGTTCCAGAAGAGCAAACTTGTGGCCCGAAAGCCCATGAGCAAACAAAAGAACAAGGTCACAGTCCAAGGTCGAGAAGACCCAAACCAGAACACTGCAACTTCAATTCAGCAATGTAATGTCATACCAAGCTCGGACCTCAAGCCTGTGCAAGGCTCCATCAAAACATACCTAGGCCGTCCATGGAAGAAATACTCCAGGACTGTTGTGTTGCAGTCCGTCGTGGACAGCCATATTGACCCAGCAGGATGGGCTGAATGGGATGCCGCGAGTAAGGATTTTCTGCAAACATTGTATTACGGAGAGTACTTGGACAGTGGAGCAGGTGCTGGTACCAGCAAGAGAGTGACTTGGCCTGGTTATCATATCATCAAAACTGCTGCAGAGGCTAGCAAGTTTACAGTAACACAGCTCATCCAGGGCAATGTTTGGTTGAAGAAACACAGGGGTAGCCTTCATTGA